From a single Micromonospora carbonacea genomic region:
- a CDS encoding FG-GAP repeat domain-containing protein produces the protein MSRNTLATRRVVAGLLGVALAVAATLATAPAPATAAPATPVFGSSIDGYAAYDGQEICDPTAKPGLVGFRDLLNSTYGSHTSGIVRDCGSGGTSEHKEGRALDYHFNYYDTAQRADATDVLNWLLATDSHGNKHAMARRLGVMYMIWNNKIWKSYDPSDGWQAYSGSNPHTDHIHFSFSWAGADKRTSWWSGGQVPPEPEDVPVSGDWDNDGVDTVGVFRPSNSTWYLRNTNSGAATSVFKFGHGPSGDIPVVGDWDNDGSDTVGVFRPSNSTFYLTNGTTTDASFIFGHGASGDQPVAGDWDNDGFDTVGVFRPSNSTWYLTNGTTTTDASFIFGHGASGDQPVAGDWDNDGFDTVGVFRPSNSTWYLTNGTTTTDASFIFGHGASGDVPVVGDWDEDGVDTIGARRPSNNTVYLRNTNSGGPVDIQFIYGI, from the coding sequence ATGTCACGAAACACGTTGGCCACGCGCCGCGTCGTCGCCGGCCTCCTCGGCGTCGCCCTCGCCGTCGCCGCCACGTTGGCCACCGCCCCTGCGCCGGCGACGGCCGCTCCCGCCACCCCCGTCTTCGGCTCGTCCATCGACGGCTACGCCGCCTACGACGGGCAGGAGATCTGCGATCCGACCGCGAAGCCGGGCCTGGTGGGCTTCCGGGACCTGCTCAACTCGACCTACGGCTCGCACACCTCAGGCATCGTCCGCGACTGCGGCAGCGGTGGCACCAGCGAGCACAAGGAGGGCCGGGCGCTCGACTACCACTTCAACTACTACGACACCGCGCAGCGGGCCGACGCCACCGACGTGCTCAACTGGCTGCTGGCCACCGATTCGCACGGCAACAAGCACGCGATGGCCCGCCGCCTCGGCGTCATGTACATGATCTGGAACAACAAGATCTGGAAGTCGTACGACCCGTCCGACGGGTGGCAGGCGTACAGCGGCAGCAACCCGCACACCGACCACATCCACTTCAGCTTCAGCTGGGCCGGCGCCGACAAGCGCACGTCCTGGTGGTCTGGCGGGCAGGTGCCGCCGGAGCCGGAGGACGTGCCGGTCTCGGGTGACTGGGACAACGACGGCGTCGACACGGTGGGCGTGTTCCGCCCGAGCAACTCGACCTGGTATCTGCGCAACACGAACAGCGGCGCGGCCACCAGCGTCTTCAAGTTCGGTCACGGGCCGTCGGGCGACATCCCGGTGGTCGGCGACTGGGACAACGACGGCTCCGACACGGTCGGGGTGTTCCGCCCGAGCAACTCGACCTTCTATCTCACCAACGGCACCACCACCGACGCGTCCTTCATCTTCGGCCACGGCGCATCGGGCGACCAACCCGTGGCCGGCGACTGGGACAACGACGGCTTCGACACCGTGGGAGTGTTCCGCCCGAGCAACTCCACCTGGTACCTCACCAACGGCACCACCACCACCGACGCGTCCTTCATCTTCGGCCACGGCGCATCGGGCGACCAACCCGTGGCCGGCGACTGGGACAACGACGGCTTCGACACCGTGGGAGTGTTCCGCCCGAGCAACTCCACCTGGTACCTCACCAACGGCACCACCACCACCGACGCGTCCTTCATCTTCGGCCACGGCGCATCGGGCGACGTGCCGGTGGTCGGCGACTGGGACGAGGACGGCGTCGACACCATCGGAGCCCGCCGTCCCTCGAACAACACCGTCTACCTCCGCAACACCAACAGCGGTGGTCCGGTGGACATCCAGTTCATCTACGGAATCTGA